The proteins below are encoded in one region of Bacteroidota bacterium:
- the ftsZ gene encoding cell division protein FtsZ, with amino-acid sequence MIKLVPTQMSGAKIKVIGVGGAGGNIINSMVDKGIDGVQFIAINTDAQALDMSKADVKIQIGKNVTKGLGAGMKEEVGFKAVEESRDEIEKMLEGSDMVFITAGMGGGTGTGAAPAIAHIAKAMNSLVVAIVTKPFAFEGKPRMKLAESGVQKLSDEIDSLIVIPNERILDLVGKDTSEEDAFDLANRVLYNATNGISQIITKPGKINVDFADVRTIMKEKGEAMMGTGIATGEGRAAKAAAAALSNPLLDLIDIAGSECVLTNVSYSKISIHELNEINSIIQEAAGEDAAFITGMVKDDSMKDEIMVTVIATGFNRKQAKLNGNGEAKVVEIKPNYAPKITTMITDNELQNLDKPAWQRREIKLNDDLSEEKHVEEKYTDENIEEFKISDDFQKPAFLRRQMD; translated from the coding sequence ATGATTAAACTCGTTCCAACCCAAATGAGCGGCGCAAAAATAAAAGTAATAGGTGTCGGCGGCGCAGGCGGAAACATTATTAACTCGATGGTGGATAAAGGCATCGACGGAGTACAGTTTATCGCCATCAATACAGATGCACAAGCTCTTGATATGAGCAAGGCAGATGTAAAAATTCAAATCGGCAAAAATGTCACTAAAGGACTTGGCGCCGGTATGAAAGAAGAAGTTGGTTTTAAAGCGGTTGAAGAAAGCCGTGATGAAATCGAAAAAATGTTAGAAGGCAGCGATATGGTTTTCATCACTGCAGGAATGGGGGGAGGAACAGGTACCGGTGCTGCACCTGCAATTGCCCATATTGCAAAGGCAATGAATTCACTTGTTGTTGCCATCGTTACTAAGCCGTTTGCATTCGAAGGAAAACCAAGAATGAAACTTGCTGAGTCAGGTGTGCAGAAACTGAGTGATGAAATCGATAGTCTCATTGTAATTCCTAATGAAAGAATTCTTGACCTTGTAGGTAAAGATACATCTGAAGAAGATGCATTTGACCTTGCTAACAGAGTTCTCTACAATGCGACAAACGGTATTTCACAAATCATTACCAAGCCAGGAAAAATCAACGTTGACTTTGCCGATGTAAGAACTATCATGAAAGAAAAAGGCGAAGCAATGATGGGTACAGGTATTGCAACAGGTGAAGGCAGAGCTGCAAAAGCTGCCGCCGCTGCATTATCAAATCCGCTTCTTGATTTAATTGATATAGCAGGTTCTGAATGTGTTCTTACGAATGTTAGTTATTCTAAGATCAGCATTCATGAATTGAACGAAATCAATTCTATCATTCAGGAAGCTGCAGGAGAAGATGCTGCATTTATAACAGGTATGGTTAAAGATGATTCAATGAAAGATGAAATTATGGTTACAGTTATTGCAACCGGTTTCAATAGAAAACAAGCAAAACTCAATGGTAACGGCGAAGCAAAGGTTGTAGAAATAAAACCTAACTACGCTCCGAAAATTACTACAATGATAACAGATAATGAACTTCAGAATCTGGATAAACCGGCATGGCAAAGAAGAGAGATAAAATTAAATGACGACCTGAGCGAAGAAAAACACGTTGAAGAAAAATATACAGATGAGAATATAGAAGAATTTAAAATCAGTGATGATTTTCAAAAGCCGGCGTTTTTGAGAAGACAAATGGATTAA
- a CDS encoding TonB-dependent receptor: MKIFLSFLFLFVISTSHVYSQTSDSLNYCVVVVNDSGVYVPNMNLRIVSFKKTDGFLKQSTTDFSGTACITLAHGRDYNLIIDDSAYTRIKKKISPDVSASIINDTIFLSTKITSTDVINVEAQKDFMHIEDDKMVYDISKMKIDPGPNGLELMKKIPMVSVDGENVLLRGNSVKILFDGREQNIYGDLRSIPTDMIEKVEVMTVVPAKYEAEGIDGVINVVLKKIEEAKYKVSIGGWGNSNNYANLNQSVNFKKDKSSFFLNTSERLFNPKNYSYSTRKNISTGEMLLISNDTNTNTTNAYRINPGIIYDINKNLYFGLEGVLNVSKNTSDSKSYRQYSYQPDFIQQLFRNNNNDNKDYSFVGYINQKEITGKDEVNLEFNLSNTKYNSDFDQVQVIGNVSTPFTSGTSDIKNNNYNIKLDYSKKISDDVKFETGFKDSYKRENNNYFNLDTSGSFSSDYEFTESIYSYYGTLTYNTNSIHFKPGLRIEYSDMRGLVNTGSQFTNYQFDIFPSMLVTKYFSDNTQIQLSYGKRIERPRFNVLNPFPIKRDIYNLTTGNPELQPAYTHSFEFKFTKPLGKNNINTNFFFKHNTNLIQNLRYIDSIYTRSQYRNNGYSNEYGTDGSLSLTIGEFWNTNLYGRIGKKIYGDDSLNASTDGISYNLSVWGGYSNPEVIDASLSLYYAKYNFSALTDVKPFSSLSFSLGKNFFDRKLSLYLSLDDIFNSSSFENTYIRSGFEEFSRSTGSMGRSVSLNVRFTFGNYDEKRQKGKDIKGEDYGD; this comes from the coding sequence ATGAAAATCTTCCTTTCTTTCCTGTTTTTATTTGTAATTTCTACCTCTCATGTATATTCTCAGACTTCAGATTCGCTTAACTATTGTGTGGTAGTTGTGAATGATTCCGGTGTGTATGTTCCGAATATGAATCTTCGTATTGTATCATTTAAAAAAACAGACGGGTTTTTAAAACAGAGCACAACTGATTTTTCCGGTACTGCATGTATCACTCTTGCCCATGGAAGAGATTATAATTTAATAATTGATGACAGTGCATACACCCGGATTAAAAAGAAAATTTCTCCTGATGTTTCTGCATCTATAATAAACGATACTATTTTTCTTTCTACTAAAATTACATCTACTGATGTGATAAATGTAGAGGCGCAGAAAGATTTTATGCATATAGAGGATGATAAAATGGTTTACGATATTTCTAAGATGAAAATAGATCCGGGACCAAACGGGCTTGAGCTGATGAAAAAAATTCCGATGGTTTCAGTTGACGGAGAAAACGTGTTGCTCAGGGGGAATTCGGTGAAAATTTTATTTGACGGAAGAGAACAGAATATATATGGAGACTTGCGCTCTATACCAACTGATATGATAGAAAAAGTTGAAGTGATGACAGTTGTTCCGGCTAAATATGAAGCTGAAGGGATAGACGGGGTAATAAATGTAGTATTAAAAAAAATAGAAGAAGCGAAATATAAAGTTTCAATAGGCGGTTGGGGAAATTCAAACAATTATGCAAATCTGAATCAGTCGGTTAATTTTAAAAAAGACAAGTCCAGCTTTTTTTTAAATACTTCTGAAAGGTTATTTAATCCTAAAAATTACAGTTATAGCACAAGAAAAAATATTTCAACGGGAGAAATGTTATTAATTTCAAATGATACGAATACAAATACAACAAATGCGTACAGAATAAATCCCGGAATTATATATGACATTAACAAAAATCTATACTTTGGACTTGAGGGGGTATTAAATGTTTCCAAGAATACTTCGGATAGCAAAAGCTACCGCCAATATTCTTATCAGCCTGATTTTATTCAGCAGCTTTTTAGAAATAACAACAACGATAATAAAGATTATTCTTTCGTCGGCTATATAAATCAGAAGGAAATAACTGGAAAAGATGAAGTGAATTTAGAATTCAATCTCAGCAACACTAAATACAATTCAGATTTTGATCAGGTACAGGTAATAGGTAACGTATCAACTCCATTTACAAGCGGAACTTCCGATATAAAAAATAACAATTATAATATTAAGTTGGATTACTCAAAAAAAATCAGCGACGATGTGAAATTCGAAACCGGTTTTAAAGACTCATATAAAAGAGAAAATAACAATTATTTTAATTTAGATACATCCGGTTCATTTTCGTCTGATTATGAATTTACTGAAAGCATTTACTCATATTATGGAACTCTGACTTACAACACAAATAGTATTCACTTTAAACCGGGGCTGCGAATTGAATATTCCGATATGCGGGGTTTGGTTAATACAGGTTCTCAGTTCACAAATTATCAGTTTGATATTTTCCCTTCAATGCTGGTTACAAAATATTTCAGTGATAATACTCAGATTCAATTATCATACGGTAAAAGAATTGAACGTCCGCGCTTTAACGTGTTGAATCCGTTTCCGATTAAAAGAGATATATATAATCTTACAACCGGAAATCCGGAGCTGCAGCCGGCTTATACACATTCCTTTGAATTTAAATTTACTAAGCCGTTAGGTAAAAATAATATCAACACAAATTTCTTTTTTAAGCATAATACAAATCTGATTCAGAATTTAAGATATATAGACTCCATCTATACACGTTCACAATATAGAAATAACGGTTACTCGAATGAATACGGAACAGATGGCAGTCTAAGTTTGACAATAGGTGAATTCTGGAACACGAATTTGTATGGCAGAATCGGAAAAAAAATATACGGGGATGATTCTCTTAATGCATCAACTGATGGAATTTCATATAATCTTAGTGTATGGGGAGGGTACTCTAATCCTGAAGTAATAGATGCAAGTCTTAGTCTGTACTATGCAAAATACAATTTTTCTGCGCTTACAGATGTAAAACCTTTTTCATCGCTGAGTTTTAGTTTGGGAAAGAACTTTTTCGATAGAAAATTATCTCTCTACTTAAGTTTAGACGATATATTTAATTCCTCCAGTTTTGAAAATACTTATATACGAAGCGGCTTTGAAGAATTCTCAAGGTCCACAGGCTCTATGGGAAGAAGCGTGAGCTTGAATGTCAGGTTTACATTCGGAAACTACGATGAAAAACGGCAAAAAGGAAAGGATATAAAAGGAGAGGATTATGGTGATTAA
- the rfbB gene encoding dTDP-glucose 4,6-dehydratase codes for MQNILVTGGAGFIGSNFVRYMLENYNYKIFNFDKLTYAGNLENLTDIENHSNYKFIKGDICDKDVVESTIKDNNIDTIINFAAESHVDRSILGSREFVVTNVLGTQVLLDAAKNLKLEKYLQVSTDEVYGSLPEDKKEIKFTELTPLTTNSPYSASKASADLLCNAYCHTHKLPILITRCSNNYGPYQFPEKLIPLMIAKALDGEKLPVYGDGKNVRDWLYVEDHCSGIATVLEKGKIGEVYNIGGNNEWYNIDIVKLILEKLGKGEEQITYVKDRPGHDRRYAIDSSKIMSELGWAPKYQFPEGIEKTIKWYIDNEPWWRKVMSGEYLKYFDKNYSSKIK; via the coding sequence ATGCAAAATATTTTAGTAACCGGCGGGGCAGGATTTATAGGTTCGAACTTTGTTCGATACATGTTAGAGAATTATAATTATAAAATTTTCAATTTTGATAAGCTAACTTATGCGGGCAATCTTGAAAATCTTACTGATATAGAAAATCATTCCAATTATAAATTTATAAAAGGTGATATTTGCGATAAGGATGTTGTTGAAAGTACGATTAAGGATAACAACATAGATACAATTATAAATTTCGCAGCAGAGTCTCATGTGGATAGAAGCATTCTGGGCTCAAGAGAGTTTGTCGTTACGAATGTACTTGGTACACAGGTATTACTTGATGCTGCAAAAAATTTAAAGCTTGAAAAATATCTGCAGGTTTCAACCGATGAAGTTTACGGTTCGCTTCCTGAAGATAAGAAAGAAATAAAATTTACGGAGCTTACTCCGCTTACAACAAATAGTCCTTACTCAGCCAGCAAGGCATCGGCAGATTTACTCTGTAATGCTTATTGTCATACACATAAACTTCCGATATTAATTACAAGGTGTTCAAATAATTACGGACCTTATCAGTTTCCTGAGAAGTTAATTCCTCTGATGATTGCAAAAGCATTGGACGGAGAAAAGCTTCCCGTATACGGTGACGGCAAGAATGTCCGCGACTGGCTGTATGTGGAAGACCACTGCTCGGGTATTGCAACTGTTCTTGAAAAAGGAAAGATAGGTGAAGTTTATAACATCGGCGGAAATAATGAATGGTACAACATAGATATTGTAAAGCTTATACTTGAAAAGCTCGGCAAAGGTGAAGAACAAATTACCTATGTAAAAGACAGACCGGGACATGACAGAAGATATGCAATAGACTCAAGCAAGATTATGAGTGAACTTGGATGGGCGCCGAAGTATCAGTTTCCTGAAGGAATAGAAAAAACAATTAAGTGGTACATAGATAATGAACCGTGGTGGCGCAAAGTCATGAGCGGTGAGTATCTGAAATATTTTGATAAAAACTACTCATCAAAAATAAAGTAG
- a CDS encoding TonB-dependent receptor, giving the protein MINKVLLFFFLFTGTSVFSQNTSTITGKVLDILNKQPVAGAVIEIQELKVKTGTDDAGSFKLDSVPVGRYTIKVTSIGYLTRLADNVIVNSGSFTDLIFELESVSTEEILVQDERFAKPNDITTSIKNLQYEEIRRTPGGFEDIGRVVQSLPGVSFVNDGRNDLIVRGGAPSENLFLVDNSPIPNINHFGSQGATGGPISLISLNFIREVNFLTGGFSPKYGDKLSSVLDIKLREGSREKFFGDINLSATGFAATFESPFANKKGSWLLSANRSYLDLIFSAAGFGFIPEYSTVQGKITYDLSKTQFLTVNAVANFDKVRFNNDKLEDRQDNEDILKTNQWGYTNGFELKSLLNKNSYSLLNLTRNYTSFDNSARDSNFAERFSNTAKESATSLKYEYFWSPTNTTSLEAGVSGSFINFNNKVYLRQDTTLVINPETNEPYVIPGLDFSNDDNTYKVYSFVNLTKKIFGGIKINAGVRYDYFAFINNKNYFSPRFSVNVPVTGKLSLTAAYGIFYQSPSYIWLVSNDQNKNLKNIKAEHYVGGIEYILTNDMKFSIEGYYKKYSDYPASTVRNYLILANQGGDFQNVGDFGLEPLVSAGGGYSKGIEFFFQKSLTDKYYGTINFSYFDAKFIALDGVERESDFNNRFLFSANAGAILGKGWETGVKFRYNGGRPYTPINPTDGTVDVANYNSARLPDYNRLDVRVDKRWNFKKWSLVTYIDIQNVLNKKNISGYKWNKFKREIETNNSIGTLPTIGINAQF; this is encoded by the coding sequence ATGATTAATAAAGTACTTCTTTTCTTTTTCCTTTTCACAGGCACTTCTGTTTTTTCTCAAAATACATCAACTATAACAGGTAAAGTACTCGATATTTTAAATAAGCAGCCCGTAGCAGGTGCAGTAATCGAAATTCAGGAATTGAAAGTTAAAACAGGTACAGATGACGCAGGTTCATTCAAGCTCGATTCAGTACCTGTCGGAAGATATACCATCAAAGTAACTTCAATCGGTTATTTAACACGGTTAGCAGATAATGTTATCGTTAACTCAGGTTCGTTTACTGATTTAATATTCGAGTTAGAAAGTGTTTCCACAGAAGAAATTCTTGTTCAGGATGAAAGATTTGCCAAGCCAAATGATATTACCACTTCAATAAAAAATCTTCAGTACGAAGAGATAAGAAGAACGCCCGGCGGCTTTGAAGACATAGGCAGAGTTGTTCAGTCTCTTCCGGGAGTTTCGTTTGTAAATGACGGAAGAAACGATTTAATTGTTCGCGGCGGCGCGCCTTCTGAAAATCTATTTCTCGTTGATAACTCACCTATACCGAATATTAATCACTTCGGCTCACAAGGCGCAACAGGAGGACCGATAAGCCTTATCAGTTTAAATTTTATTCGCGAAGTAAATTTCCTGACAGGTGGATTTTCACCTAAGTACGGCGATAAACTTTCATCTGTTCTTGATATCAAATTAAGAGAGGGAAGCAGGGAGAAATTCTTTGGTGATATTAATTTATCTGCAACGGGATTTGCAGCAACATTTGAATCTCCCTTCGCAAATAAAAAAGGTTCCTGGCTGCTCTCTGCAAACAGAAGTTATCTTGATTTGATTTTCAGCGCTGCGGGTTTTGGATTTATTCCCGAGTACTCAACTGTGCAGGGAAAAATTACCTATGATTTAAGCAAAACACAATTTCTTACAGTAAACGCTGTGGCAAATTTTGATAAGGTAAGATTTAATAATGATAAGCTTGAAGACAGGCAGGATAACGAAGACATTTTGAAAACAAATCAGTGGGGATATACAAACGGATTTGAATTGAAGTCTTTATTAAATAAAAATTCTTATTCGCTTTTAAATCTTACAAGAAATTACACCAGCTTCGATAACTCCGCAAGAGATTCTAACTTTGCCGAGAGATTTTCTAATACTGCTAAAGAATCTGCGACGAGTTTAAAGTACGAATATTTCTGGTCGCCAACAAACACAACAAGCCTGGAAGCAGGAGTAAGCGGAAGCTTTATAAATTTTAACAATAAAGTTTATTTAAGGCAGGATACAACTCTGGTAATCAATCCTGAAACCAATGAGCCTTATGTAATTCCCGGGCTGGATTTCTCCAATGACGATAATACTTACAAAGTTTATTCATTCGTAAATTTAACAAAGAAAATTTTCGGCGGAATAAAAATTAATGCAGGGGTACGATATGATTACTTTGCATTTATAAATAATAAAAATTATTTCTCACCAAGATTTTCGGTTAATGTTCCTGTTACGGGAAAGCTAAGTCTCACCGCGGCATACGGAATTTTTTATCAGTCGCCTTCATACATCTGGCTGGTTTCAAACGACCAGAATAAAAATTTAAAAAATATAAAAGCCGAGCATTACGTTGGGGGAATAGAATATATATTAACCAATGATATGAAGTTTTCTATCGAAGGTTATTATAAAAAGTATTCCGATTATCCTGCAAGCACAGTTAGAAATTATCTTATACTTGCAAATCAAGGAGGGGATTTTCAGAATGTGGGTGACTTTGGTTTAGAGCCGCTTGTTTCTGCAGGGGGCGGATACTCAAAAGGTATAGAGTTTTTCTTCCAGAAATCACTGACTGATAAATATTACGGAACAATAAACTTTTCTTACTTCGATGCTAAGTTCATTGCGCTTGACGGAGTTGAAAGAGAGAGTGATTTTAATAACAGATTTTTATTCTCTGCGAATGCAGGGGCAATACTCGGTAAGGGATGGGAAACGGGAGTAAAGTTCAGATACAACGGCGGCCGACCTTACACTCCGATAAATCCAACGGACGGCACAGTTGATGTTGCAAATTATAATTCTGCGCGTCTGCCTGATTATAACAGGCTTGATGTGAGAGTTGATAAAAGATGGAATTTTAAGAAGTGGTCGCTTGTAACGTATATAGATATTCAGAATGTTTTGAACAAGAAAAATATTTCCGGATATAAGTGGAATAAGTTCAAACGGGAAATTGAGACGAATAACAGCATCGGCACATTGCCAACGATTGGTATTAATGCGCAGTTTTAA
- a CDS encoding PQQ-dependent sugar dehydrogenase has protein sequence MRKILFLILSISLNCFAQNPDIQIQNAFPNINVDFPVVLTHAGDNTNRIFLASLYGKIYVFPNDSNVSVSQKKIFLDIVNLARYDGEMGLLGIAFHPNYTSNGYFYVNYNNVNDGRTTISRFSRSVGDPDKADSLSELKLLEIYQPYDNHKGGQMMFGADGYLYIGMGDGGNQGDPGNRAQNKDTLLGKILRIDINNTSGGNNYAIPSDNPFAISGGAKEVYAYGFRNPWRFSQDPVTGLIYVGDVGQNNYEEVDILQNGRNYGWHITEGFHCYNPSSGCDTSGITMPIKEYNHTGGNCSIISAGVYRGQRRPELTGAYIYGDYCSGKISMLRYTNGVVSQDSMLIDTPNLIISFGMDQNNEMYCLAQNGNIYLFNKSTLATNVNVSVIPDGLYDDVNNRLNIKDSVKIYLRDNASPYSIIDSASGILDSLTFTAPVIFNRALTGNYYIEVKHRNSLETWSSSQVNYTVAVNTNYNFTSSVTQAYGSNMILKNGKWCIYSGDINQDGFINGNDFTFYSAQFGSTGYLASDLNGDGIVNGNDFTIFSNNYTKGTVRP, from the coding sequence ATGAGAAAAATTCTTTTTTTAATACTCAGTATTTCATTAAATTGTTTCGCTCAGAATCCTGACATACAAATTCAGAATGCATTCCCGAATATTAATGTTGATTTTCCCGTAGTGCTCACCCACGCAGGAGATAACACAAACAGAATTTTCCTTGCCAGCTTATACGGAAAGATTTATGTTTTTCCGAACGATTCAAATGTTTCTGTATCTCAAAAGAAAATTTTTCTCGACATAGTGAACTTAGCAAGATACGACGGGGAGATGGGACTGCTTGGAATCGCTTTTCATCCCAACTACACATCGAACGGTTACTTTTATGTAAACTATAATAATGTAAATGACGGGCGCACAACCATTTCAAGATTTTCAAGAAGCGTTGGCGATCCTGATAAAGCAGATTCACTCTCTGAACTGAAGCTGTTAGAAATTTATCAGCCTTATGATAATCACAAAGGTGGGCAGATGATGTTCGGCGCTGACGGATATTTGTATATAGGAATGGGCGACGGCGGAAACCAGGGGGACCCCGGCAACCGTGCTCAAAATAAAGATACCCTCCTTGGAAAAATTTTACGTATAGATATAAACAATACTTCCGGAGGAAACAATTATGCAATACCTTCAGATAATCCCTTTGCAATCAGCGGCGGAGCAAAAGAAGTTTATGCATACGGATTTAGAAATCCCTGGAGATTTTCTCAGGACCCTGTTACGGGATTAATTTATGTTGGAGATGTCGGCCAAAACAATTATGAAGAAGTCGATATTCTGCAGAATGGAAGAAATTATGGATGGCATATCACTGAAGGATTTCATTGTTATAATCCATCCTCGGGCTGCGATACTTCGGGAATCACGATGCCGATAAAAGAATACAATCATACAGGAGGTAATTGTTCTATAATTAGTGCCGGAGTTTACAGAGGGCAGCGGAGACCTGAGCTCACAGGCGCATACATCTATGGAGATTATTGCTCCGGTAAAATTTCTATGTTAAGATATACGAACGGAGTTGTATCTCAGGACTCCATGCTAATTGACACTCCGAATTTAATTATTTCATTCGGAATGGATCAGAACAATGAAATGTACTGTCTTGCACAGAACGGAAACATCTACCTGTTCAATAAAAGTACTCTTGCAACAAATGTAAATGTAAGTGTAATACCGGATGGATTATATGATGATGTGAATAACAGACTGAATATAAAAGACTCTGTGAAAATTTATTTAAGAGATAATGCATCTCCATACAGTATAATTGATTCAGCATCAGGAATTTTAGACTCGCTGACATTCACTGCTCCCGTAATTTTTAACAGAGCGTTAACGGGAAATTATTATATAGAAGTGAAGCACAGAAATTCATTGGAGACATGGAGCAGCAGTCAGGTAAACTACACCGTAGCAGTAAATACAAATTATAATTTTACATCTTCAGTTACTCAAGCCTATGGCAGCAACATGATTTTAAAAAACGGTAAGTGGTGCATTTACAGCGGAGATATAAATCAGGATGGATTTATCAACGGAAATGATTTTACATTTTACTCGGCGCAATTCGGGAGCACAGGATATTTAGCATCGGACTTAAACGGAGACGGTATTGTAAACGGAAACGACTTTACGATATTCTCGAATAATTATACTAAAGGCACCGTAAGACCATAA
- a CDS encoding homocysteine S-methyltransferase family protein — protein MKNFLDLVKEKIVVFDGATGSNFQTYGLTADDFGGKDLEGCNEYLCISKPDAVKRLHTTFLTAGADVIETNTFGSASIVLTEYNIANLDYELSKKAAELAKECANQFTTNAKPRYVAGSVGPTTKLPSLGHITFDAMEESFYRQMSGLYDGGVDLFCIETCQDLLQMKCALSAARRLFREKKRKLPVIASVTVESMGTMLMGSEISSALTTLEPYDIIDIIGMNCATGPKEMEENIRYLCQNSPLPVFCMPNAGIPENVGGHAHYHLSPDEMKKWMSHFVGDLGVGIVGGCCGTHDGHITKLAEISEQYIPKRTDWEYTPAVSSIYTSVPMIMTPAPLMVGERCNANGSKKFKQLLEKDDYDSMVNMAKEQIKEGAHVLDVCVAYVGRDEMKDMEEVMKRFNTAVSIPLVIDSTEVNVIEVALKNYAGKAIINSINFEDGVEKADKILELAKNYGAAVIVLSIDEEGQATTLEKKISVAKRIRDHAVEVHNFREEDLIFDALTFPLGSGTEDLRDSGINTIGAIREIKRIMPKAKTILGLSNCSFGLSPHIRHVLNSVFLHYAVEAGLDMAIVHASKIMPLYKIDEKGKQLCKELIFDERKYEEVMA, from the coding sequence ATGAAAAATTTTTTAGATTTAGTTAAAGAAAAGATAGTTGTTTTCGATGGAGCAACAGGTTCCAATTTTCAGACCTATGGACTAACTGCTGATGATTTTGGCGGAAAAGACCTTGAAGGCTGCAACGAATACCTGTGCATCTCAAAACCCGATGCGGTTAAACGGCTTCACACAACATTCCTTACAGCAGGAGCAGATGTTATTGAGACAAATACATTTGGTTCAGCCTCAATCGTGCTGACAGAATATAACATAGCAAATTTAGATTACGAGCTTTCTAAGAAAGCTGCAGAGCTTGCCAAAGAATGCGCTAATCAGTTTACCACAAATGCAAAACCAAGATATGTGGCAGGTTCAGTCGGACCGACAACAAAGCTTCCATCACTCGGACATATTACATTCGATGCTATGGAAGAATCTTTCTACAGACAGATGTCAGGATTATACGATGGCGGTGTTGATTTATTTTGTATAGAAACTTGTCAGGATTTATTACAAATGAAGTGCGCGCTATCAGCGGCAAGAAGATTGTTCAGAGAGAAGAAAAGAAAACTCCCTGTGATTGCATCCGTAACAGTTGAATCAATGGGAACAATGTTAATGGGCTCGGAAATTTCTTCTGCGCTTACAACTCTTGAGCCATATGATATTATAGACATAATAGGAATGAACTGCGCAACAGGTCCCAAAGAGATGGAAGAGAATATAAGATATTTGTGCCAGAACTCTCCGCTTCCTGTTTTCTGTATGCCTAATGCAGGAATTCCTGAAAACGTAGGCGGTCATGCTCACTATCATTTATCTCCCGATGAAATGAAGAAATGGATGTCACACTTTGTTGGTGATTTGGGTGTCGGAATTGTCGGCGGATGCTGCGGTACTCATGACGGTCATATAACAAAGCTTGCAGAAATTTCTGAACAATATATACCAAAGAGAACTGACTGGGAATACACTCCGGCAGTATCATCGATTTATACTTCCGTTCCAATGATAATGACTCCTGCCCCATTGATGGTGGGAGAAAGATGTAATGCAAACGGCTCAAAGAAATTTAAGCAGCTGCTTGAAAAAGATGATTATGATTCAATGGTTAATATGGCTAAGGAGCAAATCAAAGAAGGCGCTCACGTGCTTGATGTATGCGTTGCTTACGTAGGCAGAGATGAAATGAAAGATATGGAAGAAGTGATGAAGAGATTTAACACAGCGGTATCAATTCCATTGGTGATTGATTCGACTGAAGTAAACGTTATCGAAGTGGCTTTAAAAAATTATGCAGGTAAAGCTATTATCAATTCCATTAACTTTGAAGACGGAGTTGAGAAGGCTGATAAAATTCTTGAGCTTGCAAAAAATTACGGAGCAGCAGTAATAGTACTTTCAATTGATGAAGAAGGTCAGGCAACAACTTTAGAAAAGAAAATTTCCGTTGCAAAAAGAATAAGAGATCACGCTGTTGAAGTGCACAATTTCAGAGAAGAAGATTTAATATTTGATGCTCTTACCTTTCCACTAGGTTCGGGTACGGAAGATTTAAGAGACAGCGGTATAAATACAATCGGTGCAATAAGAGAAATAAAAAGAATTATGCCGAAGGCAAAAACAATTTTGGGATTGAGTAACTGTTCGTTCGGTTTAAGTCCGCATATAAGGCACGTATTGAATTCTGTCTTCCTTCATTATGCAGTTGAAGCGGGACTTGATATGGCAATTGTTCACGCAAGTAAAATTATGCCTTTGTATAAAATAGATGAAAAAGGAAAACAGCTTTGCAAAGAGCTTATCTTTGATGAAAGAAAATATGAAGAAGTAATGGCGTAA